The following proteins are co-located in the Haloplanus sp. HW8-1 genome:
- a CDS encoding PQQ-binding-like beta-propeller repeat protein has protein sequence MAGVDAANSGRNPAATGPATGISERWSWDADTGSISRPPRGIHVGAVVDGTVYAGCGDAGVYALDAADGTVQWGFEPERSVYATPAVVGGTVYVGCQDDRLYALDAADGTRQWVYRMVDNVMSPTVADGTVYVGSQEGTLYALDAASGRERWTRDVGRVMTTTPAVADGTVFVGGLDGHVTALDAADGTDRWTYEAERRLSSPAVVDGTVFVGTGDERSDAGTVSALDAADGTERWVSETRGGILSSPAITDETVVVGSADTAVYALDATNGTERWSHETGDVVEASPVVVDGIAYVGSRDGTMYALTAADGTERWTYETERGIVTSPAVVDSTLYVGSGDNYVVALTGQPSTDARPSAAQLVLGPASDLVDREVGVLTGGVIATLSGLGVWRYRRARGRDGEGRPADPGDFDGLARPLSLDYDRIDRGDRLGSGGTADVYRGIVRRDDGDVPIALKTPRMSGTIHTERVERLLDEAETWARLADHDHIVGVIDWDVEPIPWIAMEYMDGGHLGARSGTLPFDQALWTAIAVTTAVRHAHRQGVAHLDLKPENVLFREVEDAWDVPKVADWGLSKHLLEHSQSVDGLSLPYAAPEQFDDEYGGTDELTDIYQLGAVLYELFAGRPPFEGQSAEIMHKTLTETPVPPSERDSALPAALDDVLLTALASEKSDRYESIIYFRDALQELDSSTSWGP, from the coding sequence ATGGCAGGCGTCGACGCGGCGAACTCCGGACGAAATCCCGCCGCGACCGGACCGGCAACAGGGATCAGCGAGCGGTGGTCCTGGGACGCCGACACCGGCTCGATCAGCCGCCCACCACGGGGGATCCACGTCGGTGCGGTGGTTGACGGGACGGTGTACGCCGGCTGTGGGGACGCCGGCGTGTATGCACTGGACGCGGCCGACGGTACCGTCCAGTGGGGGTTCGAGCCCGAGAGGAGCGTCTACGCAACGCCCGCGGTAGTCGGCGGGACGGTGTACGTCGGGTGCCAGGACGACCGGCTGTACGCACTCGACGCGGCCGACGGCACGCGCCAGTGGGTCTACCGGATGGTCGACAACGTGATGTCACCGACCGTCGCGGACGGCACCGTCTACGTCGGCTCACAGGAGGGCACGCTGTACGCGCTGGATGCGGCGTCGGGGCGCGAACGGTGGACACGCGACGTCGGCAGGGTGATGACCACGACACCGGCGGTCGCGGACGGTACCGTCTTCGTCGGCGGCCTCGACGGACACGTCACGGCACTGGATGCCGCCGACGGCACCGATCGGTGGACTTACGAGGCGGAGCGGCGGTTGTCGTCACCGGCAGTCGTCGACGGAACCGTCTTCGTCGGGACCGGCGACGAGCGGAGTGACGCGGGTACGGTGTCTGCGCTGGATGCCGCCGACGGTACCGAGCGGTGGGTCTCGGAGACCCGTGGAGGGATCCTCTCTTCCCCGGCAATCACGGACGAAACCGTCGTCGTCGGGAGCGCCGACACTGCCGTCTACGCACTGGACGCTACGAATGGCACCGAACGGTGGAGCCACGAGACGGGAGACGTGGTTGAGGCGTCGCCGGTCGTCGTCGACGGTATCGCCTACGTCGGGAGCAGGGACGGCACCATGTACGCCCTGACGGCGGCCGACGGCACCGAGCGGTGGACCTACGAGACGGAGCGTGGCATCGTCACCTCGCCGGCAGTGGTCGACAGCACTCTGTACGTCGGCAGCGGCGACAACTACGTGGTCGCGCTCACCGGGCAGCCGTCGACCGACGCGCGCCCGTCCGCCGCGCAGTTGGTTCTCGGGCCGGCGAGTGACCTCGTCGATCGGGAGGTGGGCGTTCTCACCGGCGGGGTGATCGCGACGCTGTCCGGACTGGGTGTGTGGCGCTATCGCCGTGCTCGTGGCAGGGACGGTGAGGGCCGGCCGGCCGATCCGGGCGATTTCGATGGTCTCGCACGGCCACTCTCCCTCGACTACGATCGGATCGACCGGGGCGACCGTCTCGGAAGTGGTGGTACCGCGGACGTGTATCGTGGGATCGTTCGACGCGACGACGGTGACGTGCCGATCGCGCTGAAAACGCCCCGGATGAGTGGGACGATCCACACCGAACGAGTCGAGCGACTCCTCGACGAAGCCGAAACCTGGGCCCGCCTCGCCGATCACGACCACATCGTGGGCGTCATCGACTGGGACGTCGAACCGATCCCCTGGATCGCCATGGAGTACATGGACGGCGGTCACCTGGGGGCCCGTTCCGGTACGCTCCCGTTCGATCAGGCACTGTGGACGGCGATCGCGGTGACGACGGCCGTCCGCCACGCCCACCGCCAGGGCGTCGCCCACCTCGACCTCAAGCCCGAGAACGTCCTGTTCCGTGAGGTGGAGGATGCCTGGGACGTCCCCAAGGTCGCCGACTGGGGCCTCTCGAAGCACCTGCTGGAACACTCCCAGAGCGTCGACGGACTCTCGCTGCCGTACGCCGCCCCAGAACAGTTCGACGACGAGTACGGTGGCACGGACGAACTGACCGACATCTACCAACTCGGGGCCGTCCTCTATGAACTGTTCGCTGGCCGGCCCCCGTTCGAGGGACAGTCCGCCGAGATCATGCACAAGACCCTGACCGAGACACCGGTACCCCCGAGCGAGCGTGACTCCGCGCTGCCGGCGGCACTCGACGACGTGTTGCTGACGGCCCTGGCCAGCGAGAAATCCGATCGCTACGAGTCGATCATCTACTTTCGGGATGCCCTACAGGAGCTGGATTCTTCGACGTCGTGGGGGCCGTGA
- a CDS encoding protein kinase domain-containing protein, protein MGTTRVGTPRRAATGRDPGPRATGTATWHSFQSDPANTGYVPDAAGVRSTPRVAWHYPIDTGTPQNPCLDAGRLLCQRVRRTDGSERTRLVTLDAATGEEQWVGPESDYATSAGITGLSVDSKRAYVTALNGVEAISLADGTKVWRRESIGFPTGFPCLLDGTLYVAHESGVAALRSATGEVVWRRDDLTNDALGIAVADGVVVVTGVETGRLLALGASDGRTRWEFTTDNRLRSIPTVADGTVFAASTHGSLFAVDAAGGEKLWTRGVRRVANSVAVGADGVVLSDSQRLTALDPATGSVRWETDTANAEPSPVIADETVYDVTNDRLRAIDFRTGEVLWSIVLGLDMDMNATPVVGDGTVYVAGAGNLWAITTGESAADPSPDISFSPAEIEQGDTVTFDGTGSSDVDGSIETFRWRISNAYYTGETVRHSFEFTTAGNREADLLVVDDSGATGKTSVEVPLANPPTAGRQTLEASASDPTPTSATVTSAGAGPDGAGDGQSLLLALLACGVLGGLGAYRYRSGDDAPMRGRSRDSGREETPSDVSDGTMDRRNAASGTDSESAADATVPSRIPSPPPLNVSYHGIEQEGVIGTGGNAKIYRGTVMADDRQVPLAVKEPRTGGTLHTETVERLLAEAETWTALDDHDHVVDVVDYGSTPVPWIAMEYMDGGHLGERADEFTLDQALWTALAVTTAVRHAHRQGVAHLDLKPENVLFREVEGAWDVPKVADWGLSKRLLDHSNSIEGFSPQYAAPEQFDDEYGDTDELTDIYQLGAVLYELFAGRPPFEGQSAEIMHKTLTEEPTRPTDLTPELPAELDDVLLTALAKRKEDRYESVLYLRDQFVELLERADNDRSQSVTFGAVPGDPTANESPAGAAATPATDPSRPVDRSADTSSEAVLQDIDLAYADISIGEPLGRGAVSTVSHARVETTRGARPLALKEFQFEETVATDTLDRFATVADTWQQLAAHDGIVGVIDWDVEPIPWIAMEYMNRGALGPVIDRISPRQAVVAVGRIAEAVYHGHSRGTSHLGLHPSNVLLGTDDDSLRLKIGDWGMGALSRTQSQRAGELHLAYVAPEQFDDGYGVPGHASDVYALGAICYELFTGRPPFEGTPAEIMRATLAGDFRPPTTLDSTLPAEIDDIVATAMATDASDRYDSILYLRDALRNLS, encoded by the coding sequence GTGGGGACCACCCGTGTCGGCACACCGCGAAGGGCAGCGACGGGACGCGATCCCGGTCCGCGGGCGACCGGGACAGCTACGTGGCACTCGTTCCAGAGCGATCCAGCCAACACGGGATACGTTCCGGACGCGGCGGGGGTCCGATCGACGCCACGCGTCGCCTGGCACTACCCGATCGACACGGGAACGCCGCAGAACCCGTGTCTCGATGCCGGACGACTCCTCTGTCAGCGGGTGCGACGGACCGACGGGTCCGAGCGGACCCGCCTCGTCACCCTCGATGCAGCCACCGGCGAGGAACAGTGGGTCGGCCCGGAATCCGATTACGCCACGAGTGCCGGAATCACCGGACTCAGCGTGGATAGCAAGCGAGCGTACGTCACCGCGCTCAACGGTGTTGAGGCGATTTCGCTCGCCGACGGCACCAAGGTGTGGCGTCGGGAGTCGATCGGGTTCCCGACAGGCTTTCCCTGTCTGCTCGACGGGACCCTGTATGTCGCCCACGAGTCCGGTGTTGCTGCGCTCCGGTCGGCGACCGGCGAGGTAGTCTGGCGACGCGATGACCTCACGAACGACGCTCTCGGCATCGCCGTCGCGGACGGCGTGGTCGTCGTCACCGGCGTTGAGACGGGACGTCTCTTGGCTCTCGGGGCCAGCGACGGACGGACGCGCTGGGAGTTCACCACCGACAACCGACTGCGTTCGATCCCGACGGTGGCCGACGGGACCGTCTTCGCCGCCTCGACACATGGCTCTCTGTTCGCGGTTGACGCCGCCGGTGGTGAGAAACTGTGGACGAGAGGTGTACGCAGGGTCGCCAATTCGGTGGCCGTCGGCGCCGATGGGGTGGTCCTCTCCGACAGCCAACGGCTGACGGCGCTCGATCCCGCCACCGGCAGTGTCCGCTGGGAGACCGACACGGCGAACGCCGAACCCTCGCCGGTAATCGCGGACGAGACGGTCTACGACGTGACGAACGACCGTCTCAGGGCGATCGACTTCCGAACCGGCGAGGTGTTGTGGTCGATCGTTCTGGGACTCGACATGGACATGAACGCCACACCGGTCGTCGGCGACGGGACGGTGTACGTCGCGGGTGCCGGGAACTTATGGGCGATCACGACCGGCGAGTCGGCGGCCGACCCGAGTCCCGACATCTCGTTCTCGCCGGCGGAGATAGAGCAGGGTGACACCGTCACGTTCGACGGCACCGGATCGAGCGACGTCGACGGGAGCATCGAGACGTTCCGGTGGCGAATCTCGAACGCGTACTACACCGGCGAGACGGTGCGTCATTCGTTCGAGTTCACGACGGCAGGCAACCGTGAGGCGGACCTCCTCGTCGTCGACGATTCGGGAGCGACCGGCAAGACGAGCGTCGAGGTCCCGCTGGCGAACCCACCGACTGCAGGCCGCCAAACCCTCGAGGCGTCGGCGTCCGATCCCACGCCGACGTCGGCCACTGTCACGTCCGCGGGGGCGGGACCGGACGGCGCCGGCGACGGACAGTCGCTCCTGTTGGCTCTACTCGCTTGTGGGGTTCTCGGCGGGCTCGGTGCGTATCGGTACCGGTCCGGCGACGATGCCCCGATGCGTGGACGTTCCCGGGACTCCGGACGGGAGGAGACGCCGTCCGACGTTTCCGACGGGACGATGGATCGGCGAAACGCGGCGTCCGGCACCGACTCGGAATCAGCGGCGGACGCCACCGTTCCCTCGCGTATCCCGTCGCCGCCGCCTCTGAACGTGAGCTACCACGGCATCGAACAGGAGGGAGTCATCGGAACCGGCGGGAACGCGAAGATCTATCGCGGCACCGTGATGGCCGACGATCGGCAGGTCCCATTGGCGGTCAAGGAACCCCGGACGGGTGGGACGCTCCACACTGAGACGGTCGAGCGTCTGCTCGCCGAGGCCGAGACGTGGACGGCACTCGACGATCACGACCACGTCGTCGACGTCGTGGACTACGGGAGCACGCCAGTCCCGTGGATCGCCATGGAGTACATGGACGGCGGCCACCTCGGCGAGCGGGCCGACGAGTTCACGCTCGATCAGGCACTGTGGACGGCGCTGGCGGTGACGACGGCCGTCCGCCACGCCCACCGCCAGGGCGTCGCCCACCTCGACCTCAAGCCCGAAAACGTCCTCTTCCGCGAGGTGGAGGGCGCCTGGGACGTCCCCAAGGTCGCCGACTGGGGCCTCTCGAAACGTCTACTCGACCACTCGAACAGCATCGAGGGATTCTCCCCGCAGTACGCAGCGCCCGAGCAGTTCGACGACGAGTACGGCGACACGGACGAACTGACCGACATCTACCAACTCGGGGCCGTCCTCTATGAACTGTTCGCTGGCCGGCCCCCGTTCGAGGGACAGTCCGCCGAGATCATGCACAAGACCCTGACCGAGGAGCCGACACGCCCGACCGACCTGACCCCGGAACTACCGGCCGAGTTGGACGACGTGCTGTTGACGGCACTGGCAAAACGGAAGGAGGATCGCTACGAATCCGTGCTGTACCTCCGGGACCAGTTCGTGGAGTTGCTCGAACGGGCCGACAACGACCGGAGCCAGTCGGTCACGTTCGGAGCCGTACCCGGCGATCCGACGGCGAACGAGAGCCCCGCCGGAGCGGCGGCGACGCCGGCGACCGATCCCTCACGCCCGGTCGATCGGTCCGCCGACACCAGTTCCGAGGCGGTACTTCAGGATATCGACCTCGCGTACGCGGACATCTCCATCGGAGAACCGCTCGGACGGGGGGCGGTGTCGACGGTGTCCCACGCGCGAGTCGAGACGACGCGTGGAGCGCGACCGCTGGCGCTCAAGGAGTTCCAGTTCGAGGAGACGGTCGCCACGGATACCCTCGACCGGTTTGCCACGGTCGCGGACACCTGGCAGCAACTCGCCGCCCACGATGGGATCGTCGGCGTCATCGACTGGGACGTCGAACCGATCCCCTGGATCGCCATGGAGTACATGAATCGGGGAGCCCTCGGCCCGGTCATCGATCGGATCTCCCCACGCCAGGCCGTCGTCGCCGTCGGTCGGATCGCCGAGGCCGTGTACCACGGTCACAGCAGGGGGACCTCTCACCTCGGGCTCCACCCGTCGAACGTGCTGTTGGGCACCGATGACGACAGCCTCCGTCTGAAGATCGGTGACTGGGGTATGGGAGCGCTCTCGCGCACTCAGTCCCAACGTGCCGGGGAACTCCACCTCGCTTACGTGGCTCCGGAACAGTTCGACGACGGGTATGGAGTGCCGGGCCACGCGAGCGACGTGTACGCGCTCGGTGCCATCTGTTATGAACTGTTCACCGGCCGCCCACCGTTCGAAGGCACCCCCGCCGAAATCATGCGAGCCACACTCGCCGGTGACTTCCGGCCACCGACGACGCTCGATTCGACGCTCCCCGCCGAGATCGACGACATCGTCGCAACGGCGATGGCCACCGACGCGTCCGATCGGTACGATTCGATCCTCTACTTGCGGGATGCACTCCGGAACCTGAGTTGA
- a CDS encoding NYN domain-containing protein: MDPLGWLSAGRAGDDESRVALFVDGPNVLRDEFDVDLDDVREAAAAAGRPVTTRLYVDEHATPELIQAAEARGFEVIVTSGDVDVKLAVDLTRFAVEGRADVIAVASRDTDFKPAVETANARGLRTLAIAPGEHGRSDALRNAAAESVTLGGDE, encoded by the coding sequence ATGGATCCCCTCGGGTGGCTGTCGGCCGGCCGCGCCGGCGACGACGAGTCACGCGTGGCGCTGTTCGTCGACGGTCCGAACGTCCTCCGCGACGAGTTCGACGTGGATCTGGACGACGTGCGCGAGGCGGCGGCGGCCGCGGGTCGCCCCGTCACCACGCGTCTCTACGTCGACGAACACGCGACGCCGGAACTGATCCAAGCCGCCGAGGCACGTGGGTTCGAAGTGATCGTCACGAGCGGCGACGTCGACGTGAAACTGGCGGTCGACCTGACCCGCTTCGCCGTCGAGGGACGTGCCGACGTGATCGCGGTCGCCTCCCGCGACACCGACTTCAAGCCCGCCGTCGAGACGGCGAACGCCCGTGGCCTCCGAACGCTCGCCATCGCCCCCGGCGAGCACGGCCGGTCCGACGCGCTCCGAAACGCCGCCGCCGAGAGCGTCACGCTCGGGGGAGACGAGTAG
- a CDS encoding TatD family hydrolase: MTDPDLDTPVLDNHLHLDPDAGQGLSAVRDFRRLGGTHLLVVNKPSWHLGVEAETGEDFREVFERTLAIVADADDLLPGRAWPILGVHPGLISRLVDDRDVAPAEARDLMQAGLDVAAEYVHDGRALAIKSGRPHYDTDDDVWDASNAVLRHALDLGAEHGCAVQLHTEASEDLSDIAAWAEERGLSPHRVVKHYAGPRLMGPTPSVMCRTEWLHEAAERGEPFLMETDFVDDPERPGAVMGPKTVPRRVRTLLEEGYDDAVRLAHVETPARVYSIDTEATLTE; encoded by the coding sequence GTGACAGATCCGGATCTCGACACGCCGGTGCTCGATAACCACCTCCACCTCGACCCGGACGCCGGCCAGGGGCTGTCGGCGGTCCGTGACTTCCGTCGCCTCGGCGGCACCCACCTGCTCGTGGTGAACAAGCCGTCGTGGCACCTCGGCGTCGAGGCGGAGACGGGCGAGGACTTCCGCGAGGTCTTCGAGCGCACGCTCGCGATCGTCGCGGACGCCGACGACCTGCTCCCCGGTCGGGCGTGGCCGATCCTCGGGGTCCACCCCGGCCTGATCTCGCGGCTCGTCGACGACCGCGACGTCGCGCCCGCCGAGGCACGCGACCTGATGCAGGCCGGCCTCGACGTCGCCGCGGAGTACGTTCACGACGGGCGCGCGCTCGCGATCAAGTCGGGACGGCCCCACTACGACACCGACGACGACGTGTGGGACGCCTCGAACGCGGTCCTCCGGCACGCCCTCGATCTGGGTGCCGAACACGGTTGTGCGGTGCAACTGCACACCGAGGCGAGCGAGGACCTCAGCGACATCGCGGCCTGGGCCGAGGAGCGTGGCCTGTCTCCCCATCGCGTCGTGAAACACTACGCCGGACCGAGGCTCATGGGGCCGACGCCGAGCGTGATGTGCCGCACGGAGTGGCTCCACGAGGCCGCCGAGCGTGGCGAGCCCTTCCTGATGGAGACGGACTTCGTCGACGATCCGGAGCGTCCGGGTGCGGTGATGGGGCCGAAGACGGTCCCGCGTCGGGTCCGAACGCTCCTCGAGGAGGGGTACGACGACGCCGTCCGGCTAGCACACGTCGAGACACCCGCCCGCGTCTACAGTATCGACACCGAGGCCACGCTGACTGAGTGA
- a CDS encoding DUF2150 family protein, which translates to MTDVEDTFYTEDRWQNWIGRVAEEDLDPENEDSARLLLNLQDDAAIAVAKIVNAYEDGSLDEEAAVDELTDVRDIVLADVDIEDEEKRMLVDGVQTSLVCVFYAAEEYIAAGAAEDGTIEEYVHAAADAEANEDLDAALGYLVQAGTRIIDGDELDIALVDDLEYGLVSEWVNGLDSLQSAMSDPEVVEEDDTDE; encoded by the coding sequence ATGACCGACGTGGAGGACACGTTCTACACCGAAGACCGCTGGCAGAATTGGATCGGGCGGGTCGCAGAGGAAGACCTTGACCCGGAGAACGAGGATTCGGCACGACTCCTGCTCAACCTGCAGGACGACGCCGCCATCGCCGTCGCGAAGATCGTCAACGCCTACGAGGACGGCAGCCTCGACGAGGAGGCGGCCGTCGACGAACTGACGGACGTGCGCGACATCGTCCTCGCGGACGTGGACATCGAAGACGAGGAAAAGCGGATGCTGGTCGACGGCGTCCAGACGAGCCTGGTCTGTGTCTTCTACGCCGCCGAGGAGTACATCGCTGCGGGCGCGGCCGAGGACGGCACCATCGAGGAGTACGTCCACGCCGCGGCCGACGCCGAGGCCAACGAGGACTTAGACGCCGCGCTCGGCTATCTCGTACAGGCGGGTACGCGAATCATCGACGGCGACGAACTCGACATCGCGCTGGTCGATGATCTGGAGTACGGCCTGGTCTCGGAGTGGGTCAACGGGCTGGACAGCCTCCAGAGCGCGATGAGCGACCCCGAAGTCGTCGAAGAGGACGACACCGACGAGTAA
- a CDS encoding Ig-like domain-containing protein — MRFRDDRRAAALQVGAILLLGFLVIGLALYQSTVVPSQNEAVEFDHNQQVQESLQQVRNGILQTAAAERTSPTTVPLGTRYPTRIVAVNPPPSSGRLATDSGGVVTLVDATAVNDETADFWNGTNRSYATQRLTYDADYSVYQAAPRTVYDDTVLYNDFGSRRRAATDQRLLEGNLIYVVALDGSLSRSGTRATSVSPTPISASDRTVAVNGSDIAIEVTTDLSEDEWERLLQDQYESNGGRIDGNASGVTVSGGTLRVDLVSNRTYRLRMAKVGVGTGVTDTVEQYLTVVDGADSVTAGGTRRIVLEVRDGYNNPVSGVPVEVDVSGTGAGIRPGQGVSDGSGKVVFEYDAPDSISGSSRTDELNFTFDTPADRPDFSGEEPESVRINVTVVSLSGGGNNGQSFYYPDSFKDDDGTVETDEDPSIPPDVAEGDISSFSNLQSDGGGAANLASGGGEQLAVGVATTGVPNASAYELGISASGDVNKVTVVIVDENGDPIQSENLGNFDGSPMTLNSDAEEYVRNNDVLYTVYEQRSGKGNINVDVEYQRLRTA; from the coding sequence ATGCGATTCCGGGACGACCGACGAGCCGCCGCCCTCCAGGTCGGGGCGATCCTCCTGCTTGGCTTTCTCGTCATCGGCCTGGCGCTCTACCAGTCGACGGTCGTCCCGAGCCAGAACGAGGCGGTTGAGTTCGACCACAACCAGCAGGTACAGGAGAGCCTCCAGCAGGTGCGAAACGGCATCCTGCAGACCGCCGCGGCCGAGCGAACAAGCCCGACGACGGTTCCGCTCGGCACGCGCTACCCGACCCGGATCGTCGCGGTGAATCCGCCGCCGTCGAGCGGTCGCCTCGCGACCGACTCCGGGGGTGTGGTGACGCTCGTCGACGCCACCGCGGTCAACGACGAGACGGCGGACTTCTGGAACGGTACGAACCGCTCGTATGCGACCCAGCGGCTGACGTACGACGCCGACTACAGCGTCTACCAGGCCGCCCCGCGGACGGTTTACGACGATACGGTGTTGTACAACGACTTCGGGAGTCGGCGCCGGGCGGCGACCGACCAGCGACTGCTCGAAGGGAATCTGATCTACGTCGTCGCGCTCGACGGCTCGCTGAGCCGGAGTGGCACGCGAGCGACGAGCGTGAGTCCGACCCCCATCAGTGCGAGCGACCGGACCGTCGCGGTCAACGGGAGCGACATCGCCATCGAGGTAACGACGGATCTCTCGGAGGACGAGTGGGAGCGTCTGCTCCAGGACCAGTACGAGTCGAACGGCGGGCGCATCGACGGCAACGCCAGCGGCGTGACGGTGAGCGGCGGGACGCTTCGCGTCGACCTCGTCTCCAACCGGACCTACCGGCTACGGATGGCGAAAGTCGGCGTCGGCACCGGCGTTACGGACACGGTCGAGCAGTATCTGACGGTCGTCGACGGCGCCGACAGCGTCACCGCAGGTGGGACCCGACGGATCGTCTTGGAGGTTCGGGACGGCTACAACAATCCCGTCTCTGGCGTGCCGGTCGAGGTGGACGTCTCCGGCACCGGCGCCGGTATTCGACCGGGACAGGGTGTCTCTGACGGCTCGGGGAAGGTGGTCTTCGAGTACGACGCGCCGGACTCGATCAGCGGGTCGAGCCGGACCGACGAACTCAACTTCACGTTCGACACGCCGGCGGACCGCCCGGACTTCAGCGGTGAGGAGCCCGAGTCGGTGCGGATCAACGTGACCGTGGTGTCGCTGAGTGGCGGCGGCAATAACGGCCAGTCGTTCTACTATCCCGATAGCTTCAAGGACGACGACGGGACCGTCGAAACCGACGAAGACCCCTCGATCCCTCCCGACGTGGCCGAGGGGGACATCTCCTCGTTCAGTAACCTCCAGTCCGACGGCGGTGGCGCCGCCAACCTGGCGTCCGGTGGGGGAGAGCAACTGGCCGTCGGGGTGGCGACGACCGGCGTTCCGAACGCGAGCGCGTACGAACTGGGAATCAGCGCCAGTGGCGACGTCAACAAGGTAACGGTGGTCATCGTCGACGAGAACGGCGACCCGATTCAGAGCGAAAACTTGGGGAACTTCGACGGTAGCCCGATGACGCTGAATTCCGACGCCGAGGAATACGTCAGGAACAACGACGTTCTCTACACCGTGTACGAGCAAAGAAGCGGCAAGGGGAACATCAACGTGGACGTCGAGTACCAGCGGCTCCGGACGGCGTGA
- a CDS encoding type IV pilin has product MPDRAQSELIGSVLVVGLVVVTVGVAGTYSMGTITSGTDDPRADVIGQIRTDGIDLSHRGGDPLPGDDLRLIVRVNGSETGLDWADGTLPGDDTFDPGDRWTVSRSYDPESLVAVTLVHHSSNTVLFRTERNPTTTEPVVAERGGKTDAQDSEGEIGSGTGGTTPPEDGTGDGADGGDGNGDQCDGEDDDEEDEEKDGDCDDDDDDDDDDDDDDDDDDDDDEGKGGD; this is encoded by the coding sequence ATGCCCGACCGCGCCCAGTCCGAACTGATCGGCTCGGTGCTCGTCGTCGGCCTCGTCGTCGTCACCGTCGGCGTCGCGGGCACGTACTCAATGGGTACGATCACGTCCGGGACCGACGACCCGCGGGCCGACGTCATCGGGCAGATCAGAACGGACGGAATCGACCTCTCGCATCGGGGTGGCGACCCGCTCCCGGGGGACGACCTGCGGCTGATCGTCCGGGTAAACGGGAGCGAGACGGGACTCGACTGGGCGGACGGCACGCTCCCCGGTGACGATACCTTCGATCCCGGTGACCGATGGACTGTCTCGCGGAGCTACGACCCCGAGAGCCTGGTCGCGGTCACGCTCGTCCACCACTCCTCGAATACGGTCCTGTTCCGGACCGAGCGAAATCCGACGACGACTGAACCGGTCGTCGCCGAACGGGGCGGCAAGACTGACGCCCAGGACAGCGAAGGGGAAATCGGTAGCGGGACCGGTGGCACGACGCCACCCGAAGACGGCACCGGCGACGGAGCGGATGGCGGCGACGGGAACGGGGACCAGTGTGACGGGGAAGATGACGACGAGGAGGACGAGGAGAAAGACGGTGACTGCGACGACGACGATGACGACGATGACGATGACGATGACGATGACGACGACGATGACGATGACGACGAGGGGAAGGGCGGGGACTGA